Proteins encoded in a region of the Mesoflavibacter profundi genome:
- a CDS encoding sugar phosphate nucleotidyltransferase has product MKIIVPMAGRGSRLRPHSLTVPKPLIPVAGQSIVHRLVKDIAKVLKQPITEVAFVLGDPAWFGDDVVDSLTDLATSLGAKSSIYRQDQPLGTGHAIMCAKDSLSGPAVIAYADTLIRADFNLDPEADSVIWVKQVDQPEAYGVVKLNDKKEIVELVEKPQQFVSDLAVIGIYYFKEVSQLKDQLQKVLDNNIINGGEYQINDGIKGMMADGKVFKTGEVSEWMDCGNKTITLDTNQRMLGFLQADGEEQLVSDSVKNENSTIIEPCYIGENVVLKNTTVGPFVSIGNNCVIENSTVKNSLIQNHTSIKNANLDEAMIGNHVKYDGKFTKISIGDYSVLE; this is encoded by the coding sequence ATGAAAATAATAGTACCTATGGCGGGAAGAGGATCTCGTCTAAGACCACATAGTTTAACAGTTCCAAAACCACTAATTCCTGTTGCAGGACAATCAATTGTACACAGATTAGTAAAAGATATTGCAAAGGTCTTAAAACAGCCAATTACCGAAGTTGCTTTTGTTTTAGGTGATCCAGCTTGGTTTGGAGACGATGTGGTAGACAGTTTAACAGATTTAGCAACTAGTTTAGGTGCAAAATCCTCAATCTATCGTCAAGATCAACCTTTAGGAACAGGTCACGCCATTATGTGTGCTAAAGATAGTTTATCAGGACCAGCAGTAATTGCTTATGCAGATACTTTAATTCGTGCAGATTTCAATTTAGATCCAGAAGCAGACTCAGTAATTTGGGTAAAGCAAGTAGATCAACCAGAAGCTTACGGTGTTGTTAAATTAAACGACAAAAAGGAAATTGTTGAACTTGTAGAAAAGCCTCAACAATTTGTTAGCGATTTAGCAGTTATAGGTATTTACTATTTTAAAGAAGTAAGCCAGTTAAAAGATCAACTTCAAAAAGTATTAGATAATAATATTATTAATGGTGGCGAATATCAAATTAACGACGGTATTAAAGGCATGATGGCAGACGGAAAAGTCTTTAAAACAGGCGAAGTTAGCGAGTGGATGGACTGCGGAAACAAAACCATTACATTAGATACAAACCAACGTATGTTAGGCTTTTTACAAGCAGATGGAGAAGAGCAACTTGTTTCTGATTCTGTTAAAAATGAAAATTCAACAATTATAGAGCCTTGTTATATTGGAGAAAATGTAGTGCTTAAAAACACAACGGTTGGACCTTTTGTTTCAATTGGTAATAATTGTGTTATCGAAAATTCAACCGTTAAAAATAGTTTAATACAAAACCATACTAGTATAAAAAATGCTAATTTAGACGAAGCTATGATTGGTAACCACGTTAAGTACGACGGTAAGTTTACCAAAATTAGTATTGGCGATTATTCTGTTTTGGAATAA
- the dut gene encoding dUTP diphosphatase, translating into MQIKIINKSNHALPHYETIASAGMDLRANIEEAITLKPLDRTIVKTGLFIELPIGFEAQVRPRSGLAAKKGITVLNAPGTVDADYRGEIGVILVNLSNEDFTIENGERIAQLVIAKHERAEWIEVETLSETSRGEGGFGSTGTK; encoded by the coding sequence ATGCAAATAAAAATCATTAATAAATCCAATCACGCTTTACCGCATTATGAAACTATAGCGTCTGCTGGAATGGATTTAAGAGCAAATATAGAAGAGGCAATAACCTTAAAACCTTTAGATCGTACTATAGTTAAAACAGGTTTATTTATAGAGTTACCAATAGGTTTTGAAGCGCAAGTAAGACCAAGAAGTGGTTTAGCCGCAAAAAAAGGAATAACTGTCTTAAATGCGCCAGGAACAGTAGATGCAGATTATAGAGGAGAAATAGGTGTTATCCTTGTTAACCTTTCTAACGAAGATTTTACGATCGAAAACGGCGAGCGTATTGCACAGTTAGTAATTGCAAAACACGAACGTGCCGAATGGATTGAAGTAGAAACTCTTTCTGAAACATCTCGTGGAGAAGGCGGTTTTGGAAGTACAGGGACAAAGTAA
- a CDS encoding oligosaccharide flippase family protein — MSGFKSLFKQTFIYGLATVLPRMLSFILVPLYTDPSVLSRAEYGEVSFIFAYFVLFNVVLAYGMETAFFRFFNKEENQKSVLNTSATSLTVSSFAVLGIAFLFRNQISSIIEIDLQYLNLVFLILLLDALVIIPFAWLRATSQPMKYAIIKILNVAVNLGLNVFLLVYLKDLAEINSIFNSIYKPKFEINYIFISNVIASALTLVWLLPFYRKVKFKIDIKLWKKMMNYALPVLIAGVAYSINETFDRILLKELLPENIADDQIGMYSACYKLALFMTLFATAFRLGIEPYFFSHSKTKDPQKNYAKILEFFIAFGAIILVTVVVFADIIKPIIIRSEAYYDAMWIVPFILLANFCLGIYHNLSVWYKITDRTKYGAFISVFGAVITLLINYILIPKIGFKGSAIATLCAYSLMMFLSYFYGRKYYPIPYNLKKIVIYLLVSISFSFIYFYNFRGNYFIGFTAIIVLLGIVFQLEKNEIKKLLK, encoded by the coding sequence TTGAGCGGATTTAAATCTCTTTTTAAGCAAACATTTATCTATGGTTTAGCAACAGTTTTACCAAGAATGTTAAGTTTTATACTTGTGCCATTATACACAGATCCTTCAGTGTTATCAAGAGCTGAATATGGCGAAGTATCCTTTATTTTTGCTTATTTCGTTTTATTTAATGTGGTTTTAGCCTATGGTATGGAAACCGCGTTTTTTAGATTTTTTAATAAAGAAGAAAATCAAAAAAGTGTTTTAAATACCTCTGCAACATCTTTAACAGTAAGTAGTTTCGCTGTTTTAGGTATTGCTTTTCTTTTCAGAAATCAAATTTCATCTATAATAGAAATTGACTTACAATACTTAAACTTAGTCTTTCTAATATTGCTTTTAGACGCATTAGTAATTATACCATTTGCTTGGTTAAGAGCTACAAGTCAACCTATGAAGTACGCTATAATTAAGATTTTAAACGTAGCTGTAAACTTAGGACTTAATGTCTTTTTATTAGTTTATTTAAAAGATTTAGCCGAAATTAACTCCATTTTCAATTCTATTTATAAGCCTAAATTCGAAATCAATTATATTTTCATTTCTAACGTCATTGCTAGCGCATTAACGTTGGTTTGGTTGTTACCATTTTATAGAAAAGTGAAGTTTAAAATAGACATTAAACTTTGGAAAAAAATGATGAACTACGCTTTACCTGTACTTATTGCAGGTGTAGCGTATTCTATAAACGAAACCTTTGACCGAATTCTTTTAAAAGAATTATTGCCTGAAAATATAGCAGATGACCAAATAGGTATGTATTCTGCATGTTATAAACTAGCGCTGTTTATGACGCTTTTTGCAACAGCTTTTAGATTAGGCATAGAGCCTTACTTTTTTAGCCATTCAAAAACTAAAGATCCACAAAAAAATTATGCCAAAATATTAGAGTTTTTTATTGCATTTGGAGCAATAATTTTAGTAACAGTAGTTGTTTTTGCAGATATAATAAAGCCTATAATTATTAGAAGTGAAGCTTATTATGACGCCATGTGGATTGTGCCTTTTATACTATTAGCCAACTTTTGTCTTGGTATTTATCATAACCTATCTGTTTGGTACAAAATTACAGATAGGACTAAATATGGAGCCTTTATTTCGGTTTTTGGTGCAGTAATAACATTGTTAATTAATTACATTTTAATACCTAAAATAGGGTTTAAAGGATCTGCAATTGCAACGCTTTGTGCTTATAGCTTGATGATGTTTTTATCTTATTTTTATGGAAGAAAATACTATCCAATTCCTTACAATTTAAAGAAAATAGTCATTTATTTATTGGTGTCGATTAGTTTCTCTTTCATCTATTTTTATAATTTTAGAGGTAATTATTTTATTGGTTTTACTGCAATAATTGTACTTTTAGGCATAGTTTTTCAACTTGAAAAAAATGAAATCAAAAAACTACTCAAATAA
- the atpG gene encoding ATP synthase F1 subunit gamma, producing the protein MANLKEIRNRISSVSSTMQITSAMKMVSAAKLKKAQDAITAMRPYADKLTELLQSLSATLDADTGSKFAEQREVNKVLIVAISSNRGLCGAFNSNIIKQTNNLVDHVYANKEVSVLAIGKKVNDAFSKRGIVIDNQSDVFDDLTFDNVALIAQSLMDKFVTGQFDKIEIVYNKFKNAATQIVMTEQFLPIVPVQREENANLDYIFEPSKAEIVEELIPKSLKTQLYKGVRDSFASEHGARMTAMHKATDNATELRDQLKLTYNKARQAAITNEILEIVGGAEALNN; encoded by the coding sequence ATGGCAAATTTAAAAGAAATACGTAATAGAATATCTTCAGTATCTTCAACGATGCAGATTACAAGTGCTATGAAAATGGTATCTGCTGCAAAGTTAAAGAAAGCTCAAGATGCTATTACTGCAATGCGTCCTTATGCCGATAAGTTAACAGAGCTTTTACAAAGTTTAAGTGCTACTTTAGATGCAGATACAGGAAGCAAATTTGCAGAGCAAAGAGAAGTAAACAAAGTATTAATAGTTGCTATCTCCTCAAACAGAGGATTATGTGGTGCTTTTAACTCTAATATTATTAAGCAAACTAATAATTTAGTAGATCATGTTTACGCTAATAAAGAAGTTTCTGTTTTAGCTATCGGAAAAAAAGTTAACGATGCTTTTAGTAAAAGAGGTATAGTTATAGACAATCAAAGTGATGTGTTTGATGATTTAACTTTTGATAACGTAGCATTAATTGCGCAGTCTTTAATGGATAAATTTGTAACAGGACAATTTGATAAAATTGAAATCGTTTACAACAAATTTAAAAACGCTGCAACACAAATAGTAATGACAGAGCAGTTCTTACCAATTGTACCAGTACAAAGAGAAGAAAATGCTAATTTAGATTACATATTTGAACCTTCTAAAGCAGAAATCGTAGAAGAGTTAATCCCTAAATCTTTAAAGACTCAACTTTACAAAGGTGTTAGAGATAGCTTTGCTAGCGAACATGGTGCGCGTATGACAGCAATGCATAAAGCAACAGATAACGCAACTGAGTTAAGAGATCAATTAAAATTAACTTATAACAAAGCACGTCAAGCAGCAATTACTAACGAAATCTTAGAAATTGTTGGTGGTGCAGAAGCATTAAACAATTAA
- the atpA gene encoding F0F1 ATP synthase subunit alpha yields the protein MAEVKPAEVSAILKQQLSGFEASASLDEVGTVLTVGDGIVRAYGLSNAQYGELVEFEGGSEGIVLNLEEDNVGIVLLGGSTGVKEGSTVKRTNRIASVKVGEGIVGRVVDTLGNPIDGKGPISGDTYEMPLERKAPGVIYRQPVNEPLQTGIKSVDAMIPVGRGQRELVIGDRQTGKTTVCIDTILNQKEFYDAGQPVYCIYVAVGQKASTVANIAKTLEEKGALAYTTIVAANASDPAAMQVYAPFTGAAIGEYFRDTGRPALIVFDDLSKQAVAYREVSLLLRRPPGREAYPGDVFYLHSRLLERAAKVIADDDIAKNMNDLPESLKSVVKGGGSLTALPIIETQAGDVSAYIPTNVISITDGQIFLESDLFNSGVRPAINVGISVSRVGGSAQIKSMKKVSGTLKLDQAQFRELEAFAKFGSDLDAATLNVIEKGKRNVEILKQAQNDPYTVEDQVAIIYAGSKNLLRDVPVEKVKEFERDYIEFLNAKHRGILDTLKAGKLTDEVTDTLTTVAKELSAKYKA from the coding sequence TTAGTAGAGTTTGAAGGCGGATCTGAAGGTATTGTACTTAACCTAGAAGAAGATAACGTTGGTATCGTATTATTAGGTGGATCTACAGGAGTAAAAGAAGGATCTACAGTAAAACGTACAAATCGTATTGCATCTGTTAAAGTAGGAGAAGGAATTGTTGGTCGTGTTGTAGATACATTAGGTAATCCAATAGACGGAAAAGGACCGATCTCTGGTGATACTTATGAAATGCCATTAGAGCGTAAAGCGCCAGGTGTTATCTATCGTCAACCAGTAAACGAGCCATTACAAACAGGTATTAAATCTGTAGATGCCATGATTCCTGTAGGACGTGGACAACGTGAGCTTGTAATTGGTGACCGTCAAACTGGTAAAACAACAGTTTGTATAGATACTATCTTAAATCAAAAAGAATTTTACGATGCAGGACAACCTGTATATTGTATATATGTAGCAGTAGGACAAAAAGCGTCTACAGTTGCAAACATTGCTAAAACTTTAGAAGAAAAAGGAGCTTTAGCTTACACTACTATTGTAGCTGCAAATGCATCAGATCCTGCTGCAATGCAAGTTTATGCGCCATTTACAGGTGCTGCAATAGGTGAGTATTTTAGAGATACTGGTAGACCAGCTTTAATTGTATTTGATGATTTATCAAAGCAAGCAGTTGCTTACCGTGAGGTATCTTTATTATTACGTCGTCCACCAGGACGTGAGGCGTATCCAGGAGACGTTTTCTACTTACACTCAAGATTATTAGAACGTGCTGCAAAAGTGATCGCTGATGATGATATTGCTAAGAATATGAACGATTTACCAGAATCTTTAAAATCTGTAGTAAAAGGAGGTGGATCTTTAACAGCATTACCAATTATCGAAACACAAGCTGGAGACGTTTCTGCTTATATCCCAACTAACGTAATTTCTATTACAGACGGACAGATATTCTTAGAATCAGATTTATTCAACTCTGGTGTACGTCCAGCAATTAACGTAGGTATCTCGGTTTCTCGTGTAGGTGGATCGGCTCAGATTAAATCAATGAAAAAAGTATCTGGTACATTAAAGTTAGACCAAGCTCAGTTCCGTGAATTAGAAGCATTTGCTAAATTTGGATCAGACCTTGATGCTGCAACATTAAATGTAATTGAAAAAGGTAAACGTAACGTAGAGATCTTAAAGCAAGCACAAAACGATCCTTATACAGTAGAAGATCAAGTAGCAATAATCTATGCTGGATCTAAAAACTTATTAAGAGATGTGCCTGTAGAAAAAGTAAAAGAATTTGAAAGAGATTATATCGAATTCTTAAACGCAAAACATAGAGGTATTTTAGATACTTTAAAAGCAGGAAAATTAACAGATGAGGTTACAGATACATTAACTACTGTAGCTAAAGAATTATCTGCTAAATACAAAGCATAA